One Streptomyces fagopyri DNA window includes the following coding sequences:
- a CDS encoding amidohydrolase family protein, producing MSPHAPGTPAASTDGDRYTVISADCHAGADLLDYRPYLEKEHHEAFDAWAATYVNPYQDLLADTADRNWNSGRRLAELERDGIVAEVVFPNTIPPFFPSASLTAPAPTASEFARRWAGLRAHNRWLADFCAAAPGRRAGVFQILLNDVDEAVREIRRAAGAGLTGGLLLPGTPPGSGLPELYSTAYDPIWAACAELGVPVNHHAGSASPPLGDEPAARAVFMVETTWFSHRALWHLVFGGAFRRNPGLRLVLTEQGSGWIPGVLDMLDYYHGRLVAAGAGAATAESKFGAGLGASMGKGPSQVWRENCWVGASFMRPHEVPLRDRIGLDKIMWGSDYPHDEGTHPYSREGLRIAYAGLPREEVAAMVGGNAARVYGFDLERLAPLAAEVGPTVAELAEPLGEPPADATSPVFAKGGSVRVW from the coding sequence ATGAGCCCACACGCCCCCGGCACCCCCGCGGCGTCCACGGACGGCGACCGGTACACGGTGATCTCCGCCGACTGCCACGCGGGCGCCGATCTCCTCGACTACCGGCCCTACCTGGAGAAGGAGCACCACGAGGCGTTCGACGCGTGGGCGGCCACGTACGTCAACCCCTACCAGGACCTGCTCGCCGACACCGCGGACAGGAACTGGAACTCGGGGCGGCGCCTCGCGGAACTGGAGCGGGACGGGATCGTCGCGGAGGTGGTCTTCCCGAACACCATCCCGCCCTTCTTCCCGTCGGCGTCCCTGACGGCACCGGCGCCGACGGCATCGGAGTTCGCGCGGCGGTGGGCCGGGCTGCGTGCCCACAACCGCTGGCTGGCGGACTTCTGCGCGGCCGCGCCGGGCCGCCGGGCGGGCGTGTTCCAGATCCTCCTGAACGACGTCGACGAGGCGGTGCGGGAGATCCGCCGGGCGGCCGGCGCGGGGCTCACCGGCGGTCTCCTGCTGCCCGGCACACCCCCGGGGTCGGGCCTGCCCGAGCTGTACTCGACGGCGTACGACCCGATCTGGGCGGCCTGCGCCGAGCTGGGCGTGCCCGTGAACCACCACGCGGGCTCCGCGTCGCCGCCGCTGGGCGACGAGCCGGCCGCACGGGCGGTCTTCATGGTGGAGACGACGTGGTTCTCGCACCGCGCGCTGTGGCACCTGGTGTTCGGCGGCGCGTTCCGCCGGAACCCCGGTCTGCGGCTGGTGCTGACCGAGCAGGGTTCGGGCTGGATCCCCGGGGTGCTCGACATGCTGGACTACTACCACGGGCGACTGGTCGCCGCCGGGGCCGGGGCGGCCACGGCCGAATCCAAGTTCGGGGCGGGGCTCGGGGCGTCGATGGGCAAGGGGCCCTCCCAGGTCTGGCGCGAGAACTGCTGGGTCGGCGCGAGCTTCATGCGGCCGCACGAGGTGCCGCTGCGCGACCGCATCGGCCTGGACAAGATCATGTGGGGCAGCGACTACCCGCACGACGAGGGCACCCACCCCTACTCGCGCGAGGGGCTGCGGATCGCCTACGCGGGCCTGCCGCGGGAGGAGGTCGCCGCCATGGTCGGCGGCAACGCGGCCCGGGTGTACGGCTTCGACCTGGAGCGTCTCGCGCCGCTCGCGGCCGAGGTGGGACCGACGGTGGCGGAACTCGCCGAACCGCTCGGCGAACCGCCCGCCGACGCGACGAGCCCCGTGTTCGCGAAGGGAGGGTCGGTGCGCGTGTGGTGA
- a CDS encoding VIT1/CCC1 transporter family protein, translating into MSEATHDEAHKGALGSRLNWLRAGVLGANDGIVSTAGLVVGVAGATDDRNALLTAGLAGLLAGSMSMAAGEYVSVSTQLDSEKAALAAERRELSEQPEAELEELTELLEQRGLSRDVAREAAQQLTERDALKAHARVELGIDPDDLTNPWHAAWASFVAFTVGALLPLLAIVLPPSGLRLPVTVVSVLASLFVTGWVSARLGSADPRHAVLRNMAGGALAMGVTYLAGVLLGATGA; encoded by the coding sequence GTGAGCGAAGCGACGCACGACGAGGCCCACAAGGGAGCCCTCGGGTCGCGGCTGAACTGGCTGCGGGCCGGGGTGCTGGGCGCCAACGACGGGATCGTCTCCACCGCGGGTCTCGTCGTCGGCGTCGCGGGCGCCACCGACGACCGCAACGCGCTGCTGACGGCGGGGCTCGCGGGCCTGCTGGCCGGGTCCATGTCGATGGCGGCGGGCGAGTACGTCTCGGTCTCCACCCAGCTGGACTCCGAGAAGGCCGCGCTGGCGGCGGAACGACGTGAACTCAGTGAGCAGCCCGAGGCCGAACTCGAGGAGCTGACCGAACTCCTGGAGCAGCGCGGCCTGTCGCGCGACGTGGCCCGCGAGGCGGCACAGCAGCTCACCGAACGGGACGCGCTCAAGGCCCACGCGCGCGTGGAGCTCGGCATCGACCCCGACGATCTCACCAACCCGTGGCACGCGGCCTGGGCGAGCTTCGTGGCCTTCACGGTGGGCGCCCTGCTGCCGTTGCTGGCGATCGTCCTCCCGCCGAGCGGTCTGCGCCTGCCCGTCACCGTGGTCTCCGTCCTCGCCTCCCTGTTCGTCACGGGCTGGGTGAGCGCCCGCCTGGGCTCGGCGGACCCGCGTCACGCGGTCCTGCGCAACATGGCGGGCGGAGCGCTGGCGATGGGCGTCACGTACCTGGCGGGGGTGCTGCTGGGGGCGACCGGGGCGTGA
- a CDS encoding acetoacetate decarboxylase family protein, translating into MARVRYGARSEAEIAAARAAGARLPDIWSTGVVAVWESDPDAVAAVLPPPLKPTTRPLVRVNISKVDLPGYPLGAGSFAVAAAHDGVEGWYPLVMPMTHERALIGGREVYGEPKKLGEVTVERDGLVVRAVLARHGIAFVEVRGAVSGDLPLPEPATKTDFYFKFLPGVDGSGFDAGPVLVHCLRDERVRRLERVTGDVVLRESMYDPVADLPVRELVGITLGEKTTGQRGRVVEHVDARALLPYVHQRYDDPRQILDGPPEGSV; encoded by the coding sequence ATGGCACGAGTGAGGTACGGCGCGCGGAGCGAGGCGGAGATCGCCGCCGCGCGGGCCGCGGGCGCCAGGCTCCCCGACATCTGGTCCACCGGTGTGGTGGCCGTCTGGGAGAGTGATCCGGACGCGGTCGCGGCGGTCCTGCCGCCCCCGCTCAAACCCACCACGCGGCCTTTGGTGCGGGTGAACATCAGCAAGGTCGACCTGCCCGGATACCCTTTAGGCGCAGGCTCGTTCGCCGTCGCCGCGGCGCACGACGGGGTCGAGGGCTGGTATCCGCTCGTGATGCCCATGACCCACGAACGCGCCCTGATCGGCGGCCGCGAGGTCTACGGCGAACCCAAGAAACTCGGCGAGGTGACCGTCGAGCGGGACGGACTCGTGGTGCGCGCGGTGCTCGCCCGGCACGGCATCGCGTTCGTCGAGGTGCGGGGCGCGGTGAGCGGGGACCTGCCGCTGCCCGAGCCCGCCACGAAGACCGACTTCTACTTCAAGTTCCTTCCCGGGGTCGACGGTTCGGGTTTCGACGCGGGTCCCGTCCTCGTGCACTGCCTGCGCGACGAGAGGGTGCGCAGGCTGGAGCGCGTCACCGGCGACGTCGTCCTGCGCGAGTCGATGTACGACCCGGTCGCCGACCTCCCCGTCCGTGAACTCGTCGGGATCACCCTCGGCGAGAAGACCACCGGCCAGCGGGGCCGGGTCGTCGAGCACGTCGACGCGCGGGCCCTGCTGCCCTACGTCCACCAGCGTTACGACGATCCGCGGCAGATCCTCGACGGTCCGCCCGAGGGGAGCGTCTGA
- a CDS encoding TetR/AcrR family transcriptional regulator has protein sequence MTRPAVSRETVLDAAGTLVRRHGPNALTMRRLAAELGTAVTSIYWHVGNRESLLDALVERTVADLGEIRPTGRTPAARVVSVARVLRRQLREHPHLIAMVHERGLTERMFLPAQQALVREVHAAGLRGARAAQVVRAVQFQVVGHVLVERNRERAPAQRPGEEELWGARTAERDPALARALAGPVDTERLFTASVKALVTGLLTP, from the coding sequence ATGACGAGACCGGCAGTCAGCCGCGAGACGGTCCTCGACGCCGCCGGGACCCTGGTGAGGCGACACGGTCCAAACGCCCTGACGATGCGCAGGCTCGCGGCCGAACTGGGCACGGCGGTCACCTCGATCTACTGGCACGTCGGCAACCGCGAGTCCCTGCTCGACGCACTGGTCGAGCGGACCGTCGCCGACCTCGGCGAGATCCGGCCCACCGGACGCACCCCGGCGGCGCGCGTCGTGTCGGTGGCCCGCGTCCTGCGCCGGCAACTGCGCGAGCACCCGCACCTCATCGCGATGGTGCACGAACGCGGGCTGACGGAGCGGATGTTCCTGCCCGCGCAGCAGGCGCTGGTGCGCGAGGTGCACGCCGCGGGGCTGCGGGGCGCGCGCGCCGCCCAGGTCGTACGGGCCGTGCAGTTCCAGGTCGTCGGGCACGTCCTGGTCGAACGCAACCGCGAGCGTGCTCCGGCGCAGCGTCCCGGCGAGGAGGAGCTGTGGGGGGCGCGCACCGCCGAGCGCGACCCGGCGCTCGCGCGGGCGCTGGCGGGACCGGTCGACACCGAGCGGCTGTTCACGGCGTCCGTCAAGGCGCTGGTGACCGGGTTGTTGACGCCGTAG
- a CDS encoding amidohydrolase family protein yields the protein MTDLDPYLIISSDCHAGLPTEEYRPYLDSRFHRDFDEFLAGRDRRREEMTRLGVRNEAFADKWFQDNEEGLRGGWDTGQRLKELDGDGVAGEVVFPDADAVDSRTAAPFGVGLGLSGDQDPALGMAGARAHNRWLAEFVGENPERHRGVALLPVTAETDRVVAEVYRAKESGLGALMIPAMWVDKAPYHDRRYDPVWAAAAECGLPVVTHSGAAPRHEYGDHLGIYVSEVTWWPARPLWFLLWSGVFERHPGLRFGVAESGCWWLPNLLWFMDRLYLGAHGGKKLSPFAELKRPPHEYLDRQVFVCATNTKRRELAQRYEIGVDNILWGSDFPHPEGTWPDTRGWLSRTFHDIPVAETRRMLGLAAAEVFGFDTAKLAPLARRIGPTPADLGQSEDQAAVTASWARSREVGRHWLTGHDFPVLGTTP from the coding sequence ATGACCGACCTGGATCCCTACCTGATCATCTCCTCCGACTGTCACGCCGGGCTCCCCACCGAGGAGTACCGGCCCTATCTCGACTCCCGTTTCCACCGGGACTTCGACGAGTTCCTCGCGGGCCGGGACCGGCGCCGCGAGGAGATGACCCGGCTCGGCGTCCGCAACGAGGCGTTCGCGGACAAGTGGTTCCAGGACAACGAGGAGGGCCTGCGCGGCGGTTGGGACACCGGGCAGCGGCTGAAGGAACTGGACGGTGACGGGGTGGCCGGTGAGGTGGTCTTCCCGGACGCCGACGCCGTGGACAGCCGGACGGCCGCCCCCTTCGGCGTGGGCCTCGGTCTCTCCGGCGACCAGGACCCGGCGCTCGGCATGGCGGGCGCGCGGGCGCACAACCGCTGGCTCGCGGAGTTCGTCGGCGAGAACCCCGAACGGCACCGCGGGGTCGCGCTGCTGCCCGTCACGGCGGAGACCGACCGGGTCGTCGCGGAGGTGTACCGCGCCAAGGAGTCGGGGCTCGGGGCCCTGATGATCCCCGCCATGTGGGTCGACAAGGCGCCCTACCACGACCGCCGTTACGACCCGGTATGGGCCGCGGCCGCCGAGTGCGGGCTCCCGGTGGTCACCCACTCCGGGGCGGCGCCGCGCCACGAGTACGGCGACCACCTCGGCATCTACGTGAGCGAGGTGACGTGGTGGCCGGCGCGGCCGCTGTGGTTCCTGCTCTGGTCGGGAGTCTTCGAGCGGCACCCGGGCCTCAGGTTCGGCGTCGCGGAGTCGGGCTGCTGGTGGCTGCCGAACCTCCTCTGGTTCATGGACCGCCTCTACCTCGGGGCGCACGGCGGCAAGAAGCTGTCGCCCTTCGCGGAGCTGAAGCGGCCCCCGCACGAGTACCTGGACCGCCAGGTGTTCGTCTGCGCCACCAACACCAAGCGGCGCGAACTCGCCCAGCGCTACGAGATCGGTGTCGACAACATCCTGTGGGGCAGCGACTTCCCGCACCCCGAGGGCACCTGGCCCGACACGCGCGGGTGGCTGTCACGGACCTTCCACGACATCCCGGTGGCGGAGACCCGCCGCATGCTCGGTCTCGCGGCCGCCGAGGTCTTCGGCTTCGACACCGCGAAGCTGGCCCCGCTCGCCCGGCGCATCGGCCCGACCCCGGCCGACCTCGGCCAGTCGGAGGACCAGGCGGCCGTGACGGCGTCCTGGGCACGCTCGCGCGAGGTGGGCCGCCACTGGCTCACCGGCCACGACTTCCCCGTACTGGGGACCACCCCATGA
- a CDS encoding SDR family NAD(P)-dependent oxidoreductase encodes MRLAAGQVAVVTGAASGIGLAMARRFAAEGLKVVLADVEEGALEKAAGGLRQDGAEVHARVVDVGERADVVALAEDVYGRYGAVHVLCNNAGVGSGAEGRMWEHDPNDWKWAFAVNVWGVFHGIQAFVPRMIAGGEPGHVVNTSSGDGGIAPLPTASVYAVTKAAVVTMTESLYAHLRAEHARVGASVLFPGPHMLRTGLWESHRNRPSRYAKQRPRRTPYRSLDQWETAMREAGREVRFTPVEEVADLVADGIAADRFWLLPQSEHSDRQIRARSQSMLDRADPSYLEHFILD; translated from the coding sequence ATGCGGCTCGCGGCGGGACAGGTCGCCGTCGTCACCGGCGCGGCGAGCGGCATCGGACTGGCCATGGCGCGCCGGTTCGCGGCCGAGGGTCTGAAGGTGGTCCTCGCGGACGTCGAGGAGGGCGCGCTGGAGAAGGCGGCGGGCGGGCTGCGTCAGGACGGGGCCGAGGTGCACGCGCGCGTGGTCGACGTCGGGGAGCGCGCGGACGTCGTCGCGCTCGCCGAGGACGTCTACGGGAGGTACGGCGCCGTCCACGTCCTGTGCAACAACGCCGGGGTCGGCTCCGGCGCCGAGGGCCGCATGTGGGAGCACGACCCGAACGACTGGAAGTGGGCCTTCGCCGTCAACGTCTGGGGCGTCTTCCACGGCATCCAGGCGTTCGTGCCGAGGATGATCGCCGGGGGAGAACCGGGTCACGTCGTCAACACCTCGTCCGGCGACGGCGGGATCGCCCCGCTGCCCACGGCGTCCGTCTACGCCGTCACCAAGGCCGCCGTCGTGACCATGACCGAGTCCCTCTACGCGCACCTGAGGGCGGAACACGCGCGGGTGGGAGCGTCCGTGCTCTTCCCCGGGCCGCACATGCTCCGCACCGGGCTGTGGGAGTCGCACCGCAACCGGCCGTCGCGGTACGCGAAACAGCGGCCGCGCAGGACCCCGTACCGCAGCCTCGACCAGTGGGAGACCGCGATGCGGGAGGCCGGACGGGAGGTGCGGTTCACGCCGGTCGAGGAGGTCGCCGACCTGGTGGCGGACGGCATCGCGGCGGACCGTTTCTGGCTGCTGCCGCAGAGCGAGCACAGCGACCGGCAGATCCGCGCGCGCTCGCAGTCGATGCTCGACCGCGCGGACCCGTCGTACCTCGAACACTTCATCCTGGACTGA